A region of Lycium barbarum isolate Lr01 chromosome 3, ASM1917538v2, whole genome shotgun sequence DNA encodes the following proteins:
- the LOC132631196 gene encoding uncharacterized protein LOC132631196: MEREARAKADENVAKEIRSLKEAVRSIQTHKGCEGLEYEDLCIHPAIELPAGYKVPKFDMFDGKGNPLAYLRSYCDKLVGVGKDQAIRMKLFIKSLTGEALDWYTCQDPQKWHSWGEMAQEFMDRFKFNTETVLGRFYLMKLERKSTETFREYVMRWRAEAAKVQPPMAESEMTTLFVQSLKDATYYERLISVIGQRFSKVIRMGDFIEEGIKTGRVINLAALQATNKGYFNQFREEFLIPFPDGMTGLNIVRITQELLDMILKIALLSKTKSRH, from the exons atggaaagggaagcCAGGGCGAAAGCAGACGAGAATGTAGCTAAGGAGATTCGTAGTCTGAAGGAAGCAGTTAGAAGCATCCAAACCCACAAAGGGTGTGAAGGACTAGAATACGAGGATTTGTGTATTCATCCCGCCATTGAGTTGCCTGCTGGATACAAGGTGCCgaaatttgatatgtttgatggaaaaggaaatcctcTGGCTTACTTGAGATCGTATTGTGACAAGCTTGTTGGAGTAGGAAAAGATCAAGCTATTAGGATGAAACTGTTCATAAAAAGCTTGACAGGAGAAGCACTTGATTGGTACACATGCCAAGATCCGCAGAAATGGCATAGTTGGGGAGAGATGGCACAAGAATTCATGGATAGGTTCAAGTTTAATACTGAGACTGTCCTGGGCAGATTCTATTTGATGAAGTTAGAAAGGAAGTCAACAGAAACTTTCAGAGAGTATGTTATGCGCTGGAGAGCGGAAGCCGCAAAAGTCCAGCCCCCAATGGCGGAGAGTGAGATGACAACGCTCTTTGTACAATCTTTAAAAGATGCCACATACTATGAAAGACTGATAAGTGTCATCGGACAAAGGTTTTCTAAAGTCATTAGAatgggagatttcatagaagaaggaatcaagacAGGAAGAGTCATAAATTTGGCAGCCTTGCAAGCGACAAATAAG GGATACTTCAACCAATTCAGGGAAGAGTTCCTAATCCCCTTTCCagatggtatgacgggactaaacattgtgcgtatcactcaggagttACTGGACATGATACTGAAAATTGCCTTACTCTCAAAGACAAAATCGAGGCATTAA